Proteins encoded together in one Stutzerimonas stutzeri window:
- a CDS encoding asparaginase — MNPSIQRLLVLYTGGTIGMQQSAAGLMPASGFEARMREQQAHEAGPLPDWTFHELQPLLDSANMHPRHWQQMAERIRSAVTAGGCDAVLLLHGTDTLAYSAAALSFLLLDLPVPVLLTGAMLPAGSEGSDAWPNLFGAMRALQAGRVSGVQLYFNGALLHGARVSKLRSDAFDAFAEAPRQRLANATAERPPALLPRRPAQVMVLPLYPGVGATQVQALVASGAQALLLECYGSGTGPADDAEFVAALRQAHRQGVVLAAISQCPGGHVDFGVYAAGSALRDAGLISGGGMTREAALGKLFALLAAGLDQAQVEHWFCRDLCGEMAG, encoded by the coding sequence GTGAACCCATCTATCCAACGCCTGCTGGTCCTCTACACCGGCGGCACCATCGGCATGCAGCAAAGCGCCGCCGGGCTGATGCCGGCCTCCGGCTTCGAAGCCCGCATGCGCGAACAGCAGGCGCACGAGGCCGGGCCGCTGCCGGACTGGACCTTCCACGAGCTGCAGCCGCTGCTGGACAGCGCCAACATGCATCCACGCCACTGGCAGCAGATGGCCGAGCGCATCCGCAGCGCGGTGACGGCGGGGGGCTGCGATGCCGTCCTGCTGCTGCATGGCACCGACACCCTGGCCTACAGTGCCGCCGCGCTGTCGTTCCTGCTGCTCGATCTGCCCGTACCGGTACTGCTCACCGGCGCCATGCTGCCGGCCGGCAGCGAGGGCAGTGATGCCTGGCCCAATCTGTTCGGCGCCATGCGCGCCCTGCAGGCCGGCCGGGTGAGCGGTGTGCAGCTGTATTTCAACGGTGCGCTGCTGCACGGCGCGCGGGTCAGCAAGCTGCGCAGCGACGCCTTTGATGCCTTCGCCGAAGCGCCGCGCCAGCGCCTGGCGAACGCCACCGCCGAGCGGCCGCCGGCCTTGCTGCCCCGGCGCCCGGCACAGGTCATGGTGCTGCCGCTGTATCCCGGCGTCGGCGCGACACAGGTCCAGGCGCTGGTAGCCAGCGGAGCCCAGGCGCTGCTGCTGGAGTGCTACGGCAGCGGCACCGGGCCGGCGGACGACGCCGAGTTCGTCGCGGCGCTGCGCCAGGCACACCGCCAGGGCGTGGTGCTGGCGGCGATCAGCCAGTGCCCGGGCGGCCATGTGGATTTCGGGGTCTATGCTGCCGGCAGCGCGCTGCGTGATGCCGGGCTGATCTCCGGCGGCGGCATGACCCGCGAAGCGGCTCTGGGCAAGCTGTTCGCCCTGCTCGCCGCCGGCCTCGACCAGGCCCAGGTGGAACACTGGTTCTGCCGTGACCTGTGCGGCGAAATGGCGGGCTGA
- a CDS encoding PA3496 family putative envelope integrity protein, with the protein MLRHNDVTAPLDSKARRKQQDERRMRFRRAIESYTEQRQLHAELDDYADTLVFNSLIESSAGRRSAPPAH; encoded by the coding sequence ATGCTCCGGCACAACGACGTCACCGCGCCACTCGACAGCAAGGCTCGCCGCAAGCAGCAGGATGAGCGCCGCATGCGCTTCCGCCGCGCCATCGAAAGCTACACCGAGCAGCGCCAGCTGCACGCCGAACTGGACGACTATGCCGATACGCTGGTGTTCAACTCGCTGATCGAGTCGTCGGCGGGCCGGCGAAGCGCTCCGCCAGCGCACTGA
- a CDS encoding sodium-dependent bicarbonate transport family permease — MGIDPVVLFFVFGLFAGLVKSELKLPPALYETLSIVLLLAIGLHGGVELAEQASAALLGQSLLVLALGVLLPILAFVLLRGLRFDRVNAAAVAAHYGSVSAGTFAVVVAYLAAREVFFESYMPLFVAILEIPAILVGILLAKGVSKDTDWKELGREIFLGKSIMLLLGGLLIGAIAGKEAIKPLEPLYTSMFKPVLAFFLLEMGLIASGQLGSLKRYGVKLAAFALVMPLIGALIGALLARFMGLSLGGTAMLATLAASASYIAVPAAMRLAVPEANPSLSLTASLGITFPFNILIGIPLYLALAERLIAWGF, encoded by the coding sequence ATGGGTATCGACCCGGTAGTGCTGTTCTTCGTCTTCGGCCTGTTCGCCGGGCTGGTGAAGAGCGAGTTGAAGTTGCCACCAGCGCTCTACGAGACGCTGTCGATCGTGCTGCTGCTGGCGATCGGTCTGCATGGCGGGGTGGAGCTGGCCGAGCAGGCCAGTGCCGCGTTGCTCGGCCAGTCGCTGCTGGTGCTGGCGCTGGGCGTGCTGCTGCCGATCCTGGCGTTCGTCCTGCTGCGCGGCCTGCGCTTCGACCGGGTCAACGCCGCGGCGGTGGCGGCGCACTACGGTTCGGTGAGTGCCGGTACCTTCGCCGTGGTGGTGGCGTACCTGGCGGCGCGCGAAGTGTTCTTCGAAAGCTACATGCCGCTGTTCGTGGCGATCCTCGAGATCCCGGCGATCCTGGTGGGCATCCTGCTGGCCAAGGGTGTGTCGAAGGACACCGACTGGAAGGAGCTGGGCCGCGAGATCTTCCTCGGCAAGAGCATCATGCTGCTGCTCGGCGGCCTGCTGATCGGCGCCATTGCCGGCAAGGAGGCGATCAAGCCCCTCGAACCGCTGTACACCAGCATGTTCAAACCGGTACTGGCGTTCTTCCTGCTGGAGATGGGCCTGATCGCCTCCGGCCAGCTCGGCTCGCTCAAGCGTTACGGCGTCAAGCTTGCCGCCTTCGCCCTCGTAATGCCGCTGATCGGTGCGCTGATCGGCGCGCTGCTGGCGCGCTTCATGGGGCTTTCGCTGGGCGGCACGGCAATGCTCGCCACGCTGGCGGCGAGTGCGTCCTACATCGCGGTGCCGGCGGCGATGCGTCTGGCGGTGCCGGAGGCCAATCCGTCGCTGTCGCTGACCGCATCGCTGGGCATCACCTTTCCGTTCAACATCCTGATCGGCATTCCGCTCTACCTGGCCCTGGCCGAGCGGCTGATCGCCTGGGGGTTCTGA
- a CDS encoding LysR family transcriptional regulator translates to MRKSLMRMTLRQLQVFRAVCETLSYSRAAEEMALTQPAVSLQIRQLEELVGQPLFEYVGKKLYLTDAAEALQRASTDIFGRLDSLDMQLSDLQGSLQGQLNLAVESSAKYVTPHLFAAFKRLHPEVSLQLVVVNHAQAVKRLSVSRDDLLIMSQVPTDMDLEFMPFLNNPIIAVAPAEHPLCHAATLSLQDLTSYPLLVREPGSGTRKAAEDYLRQKRAHFTQTIQVASLDALRECVVAGLGLALLPRHAVHLELAAGLLRELPVAELPLYRSWCVVHPRGKRLSPVAQAFFAFLREERAQISALAERFAGPPTTRSAS, encoded by the coding sequence ATGCGAAAATCATTGATGCGCATGACATTGCGCCAGCTTCAGGTGTTCCGCGCGGTCTGCGAGACGCTTTCCTACAGCCGCGCAGCGGAGGAGATGGCGCTGACCCAACCGGCGGTGAGTCTGCAGATCCGCCAGTTGGAAGAACTGGTCGGCCAGCCGCTATTCGAATATGTCGGCAAGAAGCTCTACCTCACCGACGCGGCCGAGGCGCTGCAGCGCGCCAGCACCGACATCTTCGGTCGGCTGGACAGCCTCGACATGCAGCTCTCCGACTTGCAGGGCTCGCTGCAGGGCCAGCTCAACCTCGCCGTGGAGTCCAGCGCCAAGTACGTCACGCCGCATCTGTTCGCCGCCTTCAAGCGCCTGCATCCGGAAGTCAGCCTGCAGCTGGTGGTGGTCAATCATGCCCAGGCGGTGAAACGCCTGTCGGTCAGCCGTGACGACCTGCTGATCATGTCCCAGGTACCCACCGACATGGACCTGGAGTTCATGCCCTTCCTCAACAATCCGATCATCGCCGTGGCGCCCGCCGAGCACCCGCTGTGCCACGCGGCGACGCTGTCGCTGCAGGACCTGACGAGTTATCCGCTGCTGGTACGCGAACCGGGCTCCGGCACGCGCAAGGCCGCCGAGGACTACCTGCGGCAGAAACGCGCGCATTTCACCCAGACCATTCAGGTCGCCTCGCTGGATGCGCTGCGCGAATGCGTGGTGGCCGGCCTCGGGCTGGCACTGCTGCCACGTCACGCGGTGCATCTGGAGCTGGCCGCCGGCCTGCTGCGGGAATTGCCGGTAGCGGAATTGCCGCTGTATCGCAGCTGGTGTGTGGTGCATCCGCGCGGCAAGCGCCTGAGCCCGGTGGCCCAGGCATTCTTCGCCTTCCTCCGTGAAGAACGCGCGCAGATCAGTGCGCTGGCGGAGCGCTTCGCCGGCCCGCCGACGACTCGATCAGCGAGTTGA
- the oadA gene encoding sodium-extruding oxaloacetate decarboxylase subunit alpha gives MTAQKKITVTDTILRDAHQSLLATRMRTEDMLPICDKLDRVGYWSLEVWGGATFDACVRFLKEDPWERLRQLKAALPNTRLQMLLRGQNLLGYRHYSDDVVEAFCARAAENGIDVFRIFDAMNDVRNLETAIRAVKKSGKHAQGTIAYTTSPVHTVELFVEQARAMRDMGVDSIAIKDMAGLLTPFATGDLVRALKAEIDLPVFIHSHDTAGVASMCQLKAIENGADHIDTAISSMAWGTSHPGTESMVAALKGTPYDTGLDLELLQEIGLYFYAVRKKYHQFESEFTGVDTRVQVNQVPGGMISNLANQLKEQGALHRMDEVLAEIPKVRKDLGYPPLVTPTSQIVGTQAFFNVLAGERYKTITTEVKYYLQGRYGKAPAPVCEHLRFQAIGSEEVIECRPADLLAPELDKLRKDIGELAKSEEDVLTFAMFPDIGRKFLEEREAGTLQPEVLLPIPDGKAAAASVEGTPTEFVIDVHGETYRVDITGVGVKGEGKRHFYLSIDGMPEEVVFEPLNAFVGGGGSQRKQASAPGDVSTTMPGNVVDVLVAVGDAVKAGQTVLVSEAMKMETEIQAPIAGTVKAVHVAKGDRVNPGEVLIEIEG, from the coding sequence ATGACTGCCCAGAAGAAAATCACCGTCACCGACACCATCCTGCGTGACGCCCACCAGTCGCTGCTGGCCACCCGCATGCGCACCGAAGACATGCTGCCGATCTGCGACAAGCTCGACCGCGTCGGCTACTGGTCGCTGGAAGTCTGGGGTGGCGCCACCTTTGACGCCTGCGTGCGCTTCCTCAAGGAGGACCCATGGGAGCGCCTGCGCCAGCTCAAGGCAGCGCTGCCCAATACCCGCCTGCAGATGCTGCTGCGCGGGCAGAACCTGCTGGGCTACCGTCACTACAGCGATGACGTGGTGGAGGCGTTCTGTGCCCGTGCGGCGGAGAACGGCATCGATGTGTTCCGCATCTTCGATGCAATGAATGACGTACGGAACCTGGAAACCGCGATCCGTGCGGTGAAGAAGAGCGGCAAGCACGCCCAGGGCACCATCGCCTACACCACCAGCCCGGTGCACACCGTCGAGCTGTTCGTTGAACAGGCGCGGGCCATGCGCGACATGGGCGTCGACTCCATCGCCATCAAGGACATGGCTGGCCTGCTCACCCCGTTCGCCACTGGCGATCTGGTCCGCGCGCTGAAGGCCGAGATCGACCTTCCGGTGTTCATCCATTCCCACGACACCGCTGGCGTGGCCAGCATGTGCCAGCTCAAGGCCATTGAGAATGGTGCCGACCACATCGACACCGCCATTTCTTCCATGGCCTGGGGCACCAGCCATCCGGGCACCGAGTCCATGGTCGCCGCGCTCAAGGGCACGCCGTACGACACCGGCCTCGACCTCGAGCTGCTGCAGGAGATCGGCCTGTACTTCTACGCCGTGCGCAAGAAGTATCACCAGTTCGAAAGCGAGTTCACCGGCGTCGACACCCGCGTGCAGGTCAACCAGGTGCCCGGCGGGATGATTTCCAACCTCGCCAACCAGCTCAAGGAGCAGGGTGCGCTGCACCGCATGGACGAAGTGCTGGCGGAGATTCCCAAGGTGCGCAAGGACCTCGGCTACCCGCCGCTGGTCACGCCGACCTCGCAGATCGTCGGCACCCAGGCGTTCTTCAACGTGCTCGCCGGTGAGCGCTACAAGACCATCACCACCGAGGTGAAGTACTACCTGCAGGGCCGTTACGGCAAGGCGCCGGCACCGGTCTGCGAGCACCTGCGCTTCCAGGCCATCGGCAGCGAGGAGGTCATCGAGTGCCGCCCGGCCGACCTGCTGGCGCCGGAACTGGACAAGCTGCGCAAGGACATCGGCGAGCTGGCCAAGAGCGAGGAAGACGTGCTGACCTTCGCCATGTTCCCGGACATCGGCCGCAAGTTCCTCGAGGAGCGCGAGGCCGGCACGCTGCAACCCGAGGTGCTGCTGCCGATCCCCGACGGCAAGGCCGCGGCCGCCAGCGTCGAGGGCACGCCGACCGAGTTCGTCATCGATGTGCACGGCGAGACCTACCGCGTCGACATCACCGGCGTCGGCGTCAAGGGCGAGGGCAAGCGGCACTTCTATCTCTCCATCGACGGCATGCCCGAGGAAGTGGTGTTCGAGCCGCTGAACGCGTTTGTCGGCGGTGGCGGCAGCCAGCGCAAGCAGGCCAGCGCGCCGGGCGACGTCAGCACCACCATGCCGGGCAACGTGGTCGACGTGCTGGTCGCCGTCGGCGATGCGGTGAAGGCCGGGCAGACGGTGCTGGTCAGCGAGGCGATGAAGATGGAGACCGAGATCCAGGCACCGATCGCCGGCACCGTGAAGGCCGTTCACGTCGCTAAAGGTGACCGGGTGAACCCGGGAGAAGTCTTGATAGAGATCGAGGGCTGA
- a CDS encoding P-II family nitrogen regulator, giving the protein MNAHNRTLLTVICEAALEHKLEADLKTLGAPGWTMSDARGSGSRGVRSAGWDTDGNIRLEVICNRELAERIAEHLQARYYANFAMVCYLAEVEVLRPEKF; this is encoded by the coding sequence ATGAACGCGCACAACCGAACACTGCTGACCGTGATCTGCGAGGCGGCTCTGGAACACAAGCTGGAAGCCGACCTGAAAACCCTGGGTGCCCCGGGCTGGACCATGTCCGACGCCCGCGGCAGCGGCAGCCGCGGGGTACGCAGCGCCGGCTGGGACACCGATGGCAACATCCGCCTGGAAGTGATCTGCAACCGCGAGCTGGCCGAGCGGATCGCCGAGCACCTGCAGGCGCGCTACTACGCGAACTTCGCCATGGTCTGCTACCTGGCCGAGGTGGAAGTGCTGCGCCCGGAGAAGTTCTGA
- a CDS encoding substrate-binding periplasmic protein, whose product MARSRTARALFALLVSAAFSVRAELPANYPITLQTDSFPPFNMGPNSKGFARGDDVQGIAADTVRDIFRRAGVSYNLTLRGPWSRLYEQTQQQPAHGLFSVARTPQNAGQFKWVGPLAHHDSVLLAPAGKGLKFDSLAQAQGYQIGGHANGTVSLFLESQGIRTSNSLNDAENLRKLLTGRIDLWAVADPVWRYFARQQGVEEGQLQVALSFRSEPLYLALSPDTPDAVVNRLQKALDEVIDEGYAGCSKTPDLCYLIQNRGKTLAGSR is encoded by the coding sequence ATGGCCAGATCCCGAACTGCCCGGGCGCTGTTCGCCCTGCTCGTCAGTGCTGCGTTCAGCGTCCGGGCCGAACTGCCCGCCAACTACCCGATCACCCTGCAGACCGACAGCTTCCCGCCTTTCAACATGGGGCCCAACAGCAAGGGCTTCGCCCGGGGCGACGACGTGCAGGGAATCGCTGCCGATACAGTGCGCGACATCTTCCGGCGCGCCGGCGTCTCCTACAACCTGACCCTGCGTGGCCCCTGGAGCCGGCTCTACGAACAGACCCAGCAGCAGCCCGCCCACGGTCTGTTCTCGGTGGCGCGCACGCCGCAGAACGCCGGTCAGTTCAAATGGGTCGGGCCGCTGGCACACCATGACAGCGTACTGCTGGCGCCGGCCGGCAAGGGCCTGAAGTTCGACAGCCTGGCCCAGGCCCAGGGCTACCAGATCGGTGGACATGCCAACGGCACCGTCAGCCTGTTTCTGGAGAGTCAGGGCATCCGCACCAGCAACAGCCTCAACGACGCCGAAAACCTGCGCAAGTTGCTGACCGGGCGCATCGACCTGTGGGCCGTGGCCGATCCGGTGTGGCGCTACTTCGCCCGGCAGCAGGGCGTCGAGGAAGGCCAGCTGCAGGTGGCGCTGAGCTTTCGCAGCGAACCGCTGTACCTGGCGCTGAGTCCGGATACCCCCGATGCCGTGGTGAACCGTCTGCAGAAAGCCCTCGACGAGGTGATCGACGAAGGTTACGCCGGCTGCAGCAAGACACCGGACCTCTGCTACCTGATCCAGAACCGCGGCAAGACGCTGGCCGGCAGCCGCTGA
- a CDS encoding carbonic anhydrase yields MSDDKTGETAQEALDHIVSGVKRFREEVYPQQRELFEKLAYEQKPRAMFITCADSRIIPELITQSSPGDLFVTRNVGNVVPPYGQMNGGVSTAIEFAVMALGVQHIIVCGHSDCGAMKAVLNPAQLERMPTVKGWLRHAEVAKIVVEQNCGCADHNTLGILTEENVVAQLDHLRTHPSVAARLASGQLFIHGWIYNIGTSEIRAYDAEKGEFRMIGDGPLPMATPRARYQAS; encoded by the coding sequence ATGAGCGACGACAAGACGGGCGAAACCGCCCAGGAGGCCCTCGACCACATCGTCTCAGGCGTCAAGCGCTTCCGCGAAGAGGTGTATCCGCAGCAGCGCGAACTGTTCGAGAAGCTCGCCTACGAGCAGAAACCCCGGGCGATGTTCATCACCTGTGCCGACTCGCGGATCATCCCGGAGCTGATCACCCAGAGTTCGCCCGGCGACCTGTTCGTCACCCGCAACGTCGGCAACGTGGTCCCGCCGTACGGGCAGATGAACGGCGGCGTGTCGACCGCCATCGAATTCGCCGTGATGGCCCTCGGCGTACAGCACATCATCGTCTGCGGCCATTCCGACTGCGGTGCCATGAAGGCGGTGCTCAATCCGGCGCAGCTGGAGCGGATGCCGACGGTCAAGGGCTGGCTGCGACATGCCGAGGTGGCCAAGATCGTCGTGGAGCAGAACTGCGGCTGTGCCGACCACAACACCCTGGGCATCCTCACCGAGGAGAACGTGGTCGCGCAGCTCGACCACCTGCGCACCCATCCTTCGGTGGCGGCGCGGTTGGCCAGCGGTCAGCTGTTCATCCATGGCTGGATCTACAACATCGGCACCAGCGAGATCCGCGCCTACGACGCCGAGAAAGGCGAGTTCCGCATGATCGGCGACGGCCCACTGCCAATGGCCACGCCACGCGCCCGCTATCAGGCGAGCTGA
- the glsB gene encoding glutaminase B: MHALLQEILDEVRPLLGQGRVASYIPALADVAPDQLGIAVCSADGELFHAGDAQTPFSIQSISKVFSLVQAIGHRGESLWERLGHEPSGQPFNSLVQLEFERGRPRNPFINAGALVICDVNQSRFATPELSMRDFVRHLSGNPLVISDTRVAESEYQHRARNAAMAYLMQSFGNFHNDVEAVLRSYFHHCALRMSCVDLARAFGFLARDGVCPQGGEAVLTPRQAKQVNAIMATSGLYDEAGNFAYRVGLPGKSGVGGGIVAVVPGRFTVCVWSPELNAAGNSLIGMAALEALSQRIGWSVF; this comes from the coding sequence ATGCACGCGCTGTTGCAGGAGATTCTCGACGAGGTGCGCCCGCTGCTCGGGCAGGGCCGTGTGGCCAGCTACATCCCGGCCTTGGCCGACGTGGCGCCGGATCAGCTGGGCATCGCCGTGTGCAGCGCCGACGGCGAGCTGTTCCACGCCGGCGACGCGCAGACGCCGTTCTCGATCCAGAGCATTTCCAAGGTGTTCAGCCTGGTGCAGGCCATCGGCCATCGCGGCGAATCGCTGTGGGAGCGCCTCGGCCACGAACCCTCCGGGCAACCGTTCAATTCGCTGGTGCAGCTGGAATTCGAACGCGGCCGGCCGCGCAATCCGTTCATCAACGCCGGCGCGCTGGTGATCTGCGACGTCAACCAGTCGCGCTTCGCCACGCCCGAACTGTCGATGCGCGACTTCGTCCGGCACCTGTCCGGCAACCCGCTGGTCATCTCCGACACCCGGGTGGCCGAGTCCGAGTACCAGCACCGCGCACGCAATGCCGCCATGGCCTACCTGATGCAGTCGTTCGGCAACTTCCACAACGACGTCGAGGCGGTACTGCGCAGCTACTTCCACCACTGCGCGCTGCGTATGAGCTGCGTCGATCTGGCCCGTGCGTTCGGCTTCCTCGCCCGCGACGGCGTCTGCCCGCAGGGCGGCGAGGCCGTGCTCACGCCGCGCCAGGCCAAGCAGGTCAACGCCATCATGGCCACCAGCGGCCTCTACGACGAGGCCGGCAACTTCGCCTACCGGGTCGGGCTGCCCGGCAAGAGCGGTGTCGGCGGCGGCATCGTCGCGGTGGTGCCGGGGCGCTTCACCGTCTGCGTCTGGTCGCCCGAACTGAACGCCGCCGGCAACTCGCTGATCGGCATGGCCGCGCTGGAGGCGCTGTCGCAGCGCATTGGCTGGTCCGTATTCTGA
- the hexR gene encoding transcriptional regulator HexR, with protein sequence MNLLQHIAQSRSLLRKSELKVADHVLLDPASVMHSSMADLAHTVGVSEPTIVRFCRAIGCLGFQDLKLKLAQSLAAGASFGQFAISENDSVADFALKIFDTTLHTLMEVRERLDPDALQRAITAMAKAERVEFYGFGASGAVATDAQHKFFRLLLSAAAYSDPHMQAMSAVTLKPTDVAICISQSGRSKDLLITANVVRESGATLITLCPSQTPLAELATINLAIDVQEDTEIYTPLTSRIAHLVVIDVLAMGVAMARGPSLVNHLKSVKRSLRSLRLSPKTVKTHEE encoded by the coding sequence GTGAATCTGCTGCAACACATCGCCCAGTCGAGAAGCCTGCTACGGAAGTCGGAGTTGAAGGTGGCCGACCATGTCCTGCTCGATCCGGCCTCGGTGATGCACAGTTCCATGGCCGACCTGGCGCACACCGTCGGCGTCAGCGAGCCGACCATCGTGCGCTTCTGCCGCGCCATCGGCTGCCTCGGCTTCCAGGACCTCAAGCTCAAGCTGGCGCAGAGCCTGGCCGCCGGCGCCAGCTTCGGCCAGTTCGCCATCAGCGAGAACGACTCGGTGGCTGACTTCGCGCTGAAGATCTTCGACACCACGCTGCACACCCTGATGGAGGTGCGTGAGCGCCTCGACCCGGATGCCCTGCAGCGCGCCATCACCGCCATGGCCAAGGCCGAGCGGGTCGAGTTCTACGGCTTCGGCGCGTCCGGTGCGGTGGCCACCGATGCGCAGCACAAGTTCTTCCGTCTGCTGCTGTCGGCCGCGGCCTATTCCGATCCGCACATGCAGGCGATGTCGGCGGTCACGCTCAAGCCCACAGACGTGGCGATCTGCATTTCCCAGTCCGGTCGCTCCAAGGACCTGCTGATCACCGCCAACGTGGTGCGTGAGTCGGGCGCTACCCTGATCACCCTGTGCCCGAGCCAGACGCCGCTGGCCGAGCTGGCCACTATCAACCTGGCCATCGACGTGCAGGAAGACACCGAGATCTATACCCCGTTGACCTCGCGCATCGCCCACCTGGTGGTGATCGACGTGCTGGCGATGGGGGTGGCCATGGCGCGCGGGCCGAGCCTGGTCAACCACCTCAAGAGCGTCAAGCGCAGCCTGCGCAGCCTGCGACTGTCGCCGAAGACGGTGAAGACGCACGAGGAGTGA
- a CDS encoding acetyl-CoA carboxylase biotin carboxylase subunit, which yields MIKKLLIANRGEIAVRIVRACAEMGVRSVAVFSEADRHALHVKRADEAYFIGEDPLAGYLNPRKLVNLAVETGCDALHPGYGFLSENAELAEICAERGIKFVGPSADVIRRMGDKTEARRSMIKAGVPVTPGTEGNVKDLAEALREAERIGYPVMLKATSGGGGRGIRRCNSQAELESAYPRVISEATKAFGSAEVFLEKCIVEPKHIEAQVLADSFGNTVHLFERDCSIQRRNQKLIEIAPSPQLTPEQRAYIGDLAVRAAKAVGYENAGTVEFLLADGEVYFMEMNTRVQVEHTITEEVTGIDIVREQIRIASGQPLSVKQEDIQHRGFSLQFRINAEDPRNNFLPCFGKITRYYAPGGPGVRTDTAIYTGYTIPPYYDSMCLKLVVWALTWEEALARGSRALDDMRVQGVKTTATYYQQILANPDFRSGQFNTSFVDNHPELLNYSIKRKPGELALAIAAAIAAHAGL from the coding sequence GTGATCAAGAAGCTGCTGATCGCCAACCGCGGGGAAATCGCGGTGCGAATCGTCCGCGCCTGTGCCGAAATGGGCGTCCGCTCGGTGGCGGTGTTCTCCGAAGCCGACCGCCATGCGCTGCACGTCAAGCGCGCCGACGAGGCCTATTTCATCGGCGAGGACCCGCTGGCCGGCTACCTGAACCCGCGTAAGCTGGTGAACCTGGCGGTAGAGACCGGCTGCGATGCCCTGCATCCCGGCTACGGATTCCTCTCCGAGAACGCCGAACTGGCGGAAATCTGCGCCGAGCGCGGGATCAAGTTCGTCGGGCCTTCGGCAGACGTGATTCGCCGCATGGGCGACAAGACCGAAGCCCGTCGCAGCATGATCAAGGCCGGCGTGCCGGTCACGCCGGGCACCGAAGGCAACGTCAAGGACCTCGCCGAGGCGCTGCGCGAAGCCGAGCGCATCGGTTATCCGGTGATGCTCAAGGCCACCTCCGGTGGTGGTGGCCGCGGCATTCGTCGCTGCAACTCGCAGGCAGAGCTCGAGTCGGCTTACCCGCGGGTGATCTCCGAAGCGACCAAGGCCTTCGGCAGTGCCGAGGTGTTCCTGGAAAAGTGCATCGTCGAGCCCAAGCACATCGAGGCGCAGGTGCTGGCTGACAGTTTCGGCAACACCGTGCACCTGTTCGAGCGTGACTGCTCGATCCAGCGGCGCAACCAGAAGCTCATCGAGATCGCCCCCAGCCCGCAGCTCACCCCCGAGCAGCGCGCCTATATCGGCGACCTGGCGGTGCGTGCCGCCAAGGCGGTGGGTTACGAGAACGCCGGTACCGTGGAGTTCCTGCTCGCCGATGGCGAGGTGTACTTCATGGAGATGAACACCCGGGTGCAGGTGGAGCACACCATCACCGAGGAAGTCACCGGCATCGACATCGTGCGCGAGCAGATCCGCATCGCTTCGGGCCAGCCGCTGTCGGTCAAGCAGGAAGACATCCAGCATCGCGGCTTCTCCCTGCAGTTCCGCATCAACGCCGAGGACCCGCGCAACAACTTCCTGCCCTGCTTCGGCAAGATCACCCGCTACTACGCTCCCGGCGGGCCGGGCGTGCGCACCGACACGGCGATCTACACCGGTTACACCATTCCACCGTATTACGACTCCATGTGCCTGAAGCTGGTGGTCTGGGCGTTGACCTGGGAAGAGGCGCTGGCCCGCGGCTCGCGCGCGCTGGATGACATGCGCGTGCAGGGTGTGAAGACCACTGCCACCTACTACCAGCAGATTCTCGCCAATCCGGATTTCCGCAGCGGCCAGTTCAATACCAGCTTCGTCGACAACCATCCGGAACTGCTGAACTACTCGATCAAACGCAAGCCGGGCGAACTGGCCCTGGCCATCGCCGCTGCCATCGCCGCCCACGCAGGCCTGTGA